One segment of Nostoc piscinale CENA21 DNA contains the following:
- a CDS encoding DUF433 domain-containing protein, translating to MQLEDYFEFQRPDDIRLKGTRVGIETILYEYIHRSRTPEEIAEIYTSLTLEQVYATILYYLHNKEAVSSYLTNWLEWSHKSREEQRRNPPPVVAKLIKLKAEREAMKKVEENDFLNIC from the coding sequence ATGCAATTAGAAGATTACTTTGAATTTCAACGTCCTGATGATATTCGCCTCAAAGGTACAAGAGTTGGAATTGAAACTATCCTCTACGAGTATATCCATCGCAGTCGGACTCCAGAGGAAATTGCCGAAATTTACACATCATTAACACTGGAACAGGTTTACGCGACTATTTTGTATTACCTACATAACAAAGAAGCGGTAAGTTCTTACCTCACTAATTGGTTGGAATGGAGTCACAAATCAAGAGAAGAACAGCGACGTAATCCCCCACCTGTTGTAGCCAAGCTAATAAAATTAAAAGCGGAAAGAGAGGCTATGAAGAAAGTAGAAGAAAATGATTTTTTAAATATCTGCTAG
- a CDS encoding PRC-barrel domain-containing protein, with product MTSEQIIRRSDLLNTQVITRDNAKRLGIVNQIWVDIDQREVVALGLRDSLISISGLPRYMYLSSINQIGDAILVDNEDVIEDIDIEAFSNLINWEVITETGEVLGRVRGFKFDGISGKLHSIIIASLGVPQIPDQFLSTYEISIDEVVSTGPSRLIVFEGAEERTTQLTVGVLERLGIGKPPWERDAEEEYGYSAPRTIAPPNQLPSGTPLQPPKPKVRTPEPVAREEEWNEDYVEEERPRREVMRARQYESIRYEEDEEEDNWSEATGGDRYQQPPKYETKAYTDDYDDYDDDVEGDAWEDAPKPVNIPKKVKERQPEYEEEGGY from the coding sequence ATGACCTCTGAACAGATAATTAGGCGTTCCGACTTATTAAATACCCAGGTGATTACCCGCGACAACGCCAAGCGGTTGGGGATTGTGAATCAAATCTGGGTTGATATTGATCAAAGGGAGGTTGTGGCTCTTGGTTTACGAGACAGCCTGATCTCTATCTCTGGACTGCCACGCTATATGTACCTTAGTAGTATCAACCAAATTGGTGATGCCATTCTGGTTGATAACGAAGATGTCATCGAAGATATTGATATTGAAGCTTTCAGTAATCTGATTAACTGGGAAGTAATTACAGAAACAGGTGAAGTCTTAGGTAGAGTCCGGGGCTTTAAGTTTGACGGTATCTCAGGCAAACTGCACTCGATCATTATTGCTTCTTTGGGAGTACCACAAATTCCCGACCAATTTCTCAGCACTTACGAAATTTCCATCGACGAAGTTGTTAGCACAGGCCCCAGCAGATTAATTGTGTTTGAAGGAGCCGAAGAACGTACAACCCAATTAACAGTAGGCGTTTTAGAACGTTTAGGTATCGGCAAACCACCTTGGGAACGCGATGCAGAAGAAGAATATGGTTATTCTGCACCACGCACAATTGCACCACCGAATCAGCTACCTAGTGGAACACCTTTACAGCCACCCAAGCCAAAAGTTCGCACCCCCGAACCAGTAGCGCGGGAAGAAGAATGGAACGAAGACTACGTAGAAGAAGAAAGACCAAGGCGCGAAGTCATGCGAGCGCGACAATATGAGTCTATCCGCTACGAAGAAGACGAAGAAGAAGATAACTGGAGTGAAGCCACAGGCGGCGACAGATATCAACAACCGCCCAAGTACGAAACTAAAGCCTACACCGACGATTACGATGATTATGACGACGATGTAGAAGGTGATGCTTGGGAAGATGCACCAAAACCCGTGAACATTCCCAAGAAAGTCAAAGAAAGACAGCCAGAATACGAAGAAGAAGGCGGATATTAA
- a CDS encoding FTR1 family iron permease — MNFSTALPTFVITLREGVEAALVVGIVLALLKKAKQSRLNSWVYAGVAVGIAVSALIGVLFSVVIKALGQINPQYTSVVEPGLEGVFSVLAIAMLSWMLIWMTKQARFMKAQVEGAVTEALTQNGNAGWGVFSLILIAVVREGFETVLFIAANFQQGLIPTIGALGGLLVAATIGVLLFKLGVKINIRQFFQVMGVLLVLIVAGLVVSALKHFDDAFGNLALSSRASESLCFYYEHFTKVHSCILGPIVWNTSNILPDDQFPGIILKSLFGYREHLYIVQAVGYVLFLLTVGGLYFRSLGGETPKPNKSVSLFQK; from the coding sequence ATGAATTTTAGTACTGCTTTACCTACTTTTGTAATTACACTCCGAGAGGGAGTAGAAGCCGCCTTAGTTGTGGGGATAGTGTTGGCTTTATTGAAAAAAGCCAAACAATCTCGACTTAATTCTTGGGTGTATGCTGGTGTCGCTGTTGGTATTGCTGTCAGCGCCTTGATAGGTGTGCTGTTTAGCGTTGTGATTAAAGCATTAGGTCAAATTAATCCACAATACACATCTGTCGTTGAACCGGGACTAGAAGGTGTGTTTAGTGTGCTGGCGATCGCAATGCTCAGTTGGATGTTAATCTGGATGACGAAACAAGCCAGATTTATGAAAGCCCAAGTAGAAGGCGCTGTCACAGAAGCACTCACACAAAATGGTAATGCTGGTTGGGGAGTTTTTAGTTTAATTTTAATCGCCGTAGTCCGCGAAGGTTTTGAAACCGTGTTGTTCATTGCGGCTAACTTTCAGCAAGGTTTAATTCCCACAATTGGCGCTCTTGGTGGTTTATTAGTAGCAGCCACAATTGGCGTATTGTTATTTAAATTAGGTGTTAAAATCAACATCCGCCAATTTTTTCAAGTCATGGGCGTTTTATTAGTGTTGATTGTTGCAGGCTTAGTAGTTTCTGCATTAAAACATTTTGACGATGCCTTTGGTAACTTAGCCCTCAGCAGCCGCGCTTCCGAAAGCCTGTGTTTTTACTATGAACACTTTACTAAAGTCCACTCTTGCATTTTAGGGCCGATAGTTTGGAATACTTCTAATATTTTGCCTGATGACCAATTCCCCGGCATTATTCTGAAATCTTTATTTGGTTATAGAGAACATCTATATATTGTGCAAGCAGTGGGATATGTTTTATTCTTGCTAACTGTTGGCGGGTTATATTTCCGCAGTTTAGGTGGTGAAACTCCAAAACCTAATAAAAGTGTTTCTCTTTTCCAAAAATAA
- a CDS encoding tetratricopeptide repeat protein, which yields MDEQILGTRYRILQLLYIEESVNIYLVEDIQIPNQLFILQQLRPETHHLQNLAWLRKSFFQEAKILKQLAQENDRIQKIIDYFESNEEFYLVQELIDGHQLAEEILVGFPLREDQVINLLLEILDILLFIHRHNIIHQDIQPENIIRRHSDNKLVLVDFGSLKEMVTTTVSNLEYIPLEQLQGLPQYNSDIYALGMIAIAAIMGLSYEEVSRLQSQKNLLTGEIIWRDRTIKVSREFTRIINQMVRFDYQKRYQSVTEVINDLQELKNQQYQPQALQIQKFKFIIFGIASLLAAMFISWFSHWLTPVNSEQLLYQEGVSEYEQGNYQESVDNLTQTLEINPQNSLAYNHRSDAFSRLGDYEKAKADSTQAIALNPQDANAYYDRGFALFGLGKYKEAIADYTKAIKLNSQNHYAYYGRGLARVKVNEYQSAILDFNRAIALNSSYGLAYYHRGLVNVQLGNKKAALIDFKKAEKRFQEQGEQDNYNNTQQKIKMLQKDK from the coding sequence ATGGATGAGCAAATTCTGGGTACACGTTACCGTATCCTGCAATTATTGTACATAGAGGAGTCGGTAAATATCTATCTAGTTGAAGATATTCAAATTCCTAATCAGTTATTTATTCTTCAGCAACTACGCCCAGAAACTCATCATCTGCAAAATTTAGCTTGGTTGCGAAAGTCTTTTTTCCAGGAAGCTAAGATATTGAAGCAATTAGCACAGGAAAACGACAGAATCCAGAAAATAATTGATTATTTTGAATCTAATGAAGAGTTTTATCTAGTTCAAGAATTAATTGATGGTCATCAATTAGCCGAAGAAATTTTAGTAGGGTTTCCGCTTAGAGAAGACCAAGTTATTAACTTGTTATTAGAAATATTAGATATTTTACTGTTTATACATCGTCATAATATCATTCACCAAGATATTCAGCCAGAAAATATTATTCGCCGACACTCAGATAATAAATTAGTGTTAGTTGACTTTGGCTCTCTGAAGGAAATGGTGACTACTACAGTTAGTAATCTCGAATATATACCTTTAGAGCAGTTACAAGGACTACCACAATATAATAGTGATATTTATGCTTTGGGAATGATTGCGATCGCTGCAATTATGGGCTTATCTTACGAAGAAGTATCAAGATTACAAAGTCAAAAAAACTTACTAACAGGCGAAATTATCTGGCGTGATCGAACTATAAAAGTTAGCCGAGAATTTACACGCATTATCAATCAAATGGTCAGGTTTGACTACCAGAAACGTTACCAGTCTGTCACGGAAGTGATCAATGACTTGCAAGAATTAAAAAATCAACAATATCAACCACAAGCATTACAGATTCAAAAATTCAAATTTATCATCTTCGGAATTGCTAGTTTGTTGGCTGCTATGTTTATCAGCTGGTTTAGCCACTGGTTAACACCAGTTAATAGTGAGCAGTTGCTTTATCAAGAAGGTGTCAGTGAATATGAGCAAGGGAACTATCAAGAATCTGTAGATAATTTAACTCAAACTCTGGAAATCAATCCCCAGAATTCACTTGCTTATAACCATCGGAGTGATGCGTTTTCTCGCTTGGGAGATTATGAAAAAGCCAAAGCAGATTCGACTCAAGCAATTGCACTGAATCCTCAAGATGCTAATGCTTATTATGACCGAGGATTTGCTTTATTTGGGTTGGGTAAATACAAAGAAGCGATCGCAGACTACACAAAAGCAATTAAACTTAACTCTCAAAACCACTACGCTTACTATGGACGGGGTTTAGCGCGGGTGAAAGTGAACGAATATCAAAGCGCAATACTGGATTTTAATAGAGCGATCGCACTTAATTCTAGCTATGGTTTAGCTTATTATCATCGGGGCTTAGTCAACGTCCAATTAGGTAATAAAAAAGCAGCACTTATAGATTTTAAAAAAGCTGAAAAACGATTTCAAGAACAAGGAGAGCAAGATAATTATAACAATACACAACAAAAAATTAAAATGTTACAAAAAGATAAGTAA
- a CDS encoding HEAT repeat domain-containing protein, with translation MLETKIIQYLSHLEDSDYMAEVVTTPGAAETLIKILQDDDDEIMSYAGLFIRDFVLICSRNETCKIPWETQLKPVIIPELERLIFAENHFIRKQVIYTLGKICSYDSIPILVQAFYEYRESDPILLPRLLGELFWLGVENRLDILESMINSQYYTTRWAVINLLGEFIYHSQSEEDGTFSMKYNFSEKLRNDSNPLIKAEAEYEYQLLALNHRKLQENMAKSDYKKQRKDLKKLEPCLTFFRVSLQFSHYMVANNLSTYTMQELETFIDNKTQQL, from the coding sequence ATGCTAGAAACTAAAATTATTCAATATCTCTCCCATTTAGAAGACTCAGACTATATGGCTGAGGTGGTAACAACTCCTGGCGCGGCTGAGACTCTTATCAAAATCCTTCAAGATGATGATGATGAGATTATGAGTTATGCTGGTCTTTTTATTAGAGATTTTGTCTTAATTTGCTCTCGTAATGAGACTTGTAAAATACCTTGGGAAACACAATTAAAACCTGTGATTATTCCTGAGTTAGAACGTCTTATTTTTGCAGAAAACCACTTCATCCGCAAACAAGTAATTTATACACTAGGAAAAATATGCAGCTATGATAGTATCCCTATTTTAGTGCAAGCTTTCTATGAATATCGTGAAAGTGACCCAATTTTATTACCGAGACTACTAGGAGAATTATTCTGGCTTGGTGTAGAAAATCGGTTGGATATACTTGAAAGTATGATAAACAGCCAATATTACACAACTCGCTGGGCTGTTATCAACTTACTAGGAGAATTTATATACCATTCACAAAGTGAAGAGGATGGAACTTTTTCCATGAAATACAATTTTTCTGAGAAATTGCGAAATGACTCAAATCCACTTATAAAAGCAGAGGCAGAATACGAATATCAATTATTAGCATTAAATCATCGTAAACTACAAGAAAATATGGCTAAATCAGATTATAAAAAACAGAGAAAAGATTTGAAAAAGTTAGAACCATGTTTGACATTTTTCAGAGTATCGCTACAATTCTCTCATTATATGGTTGCTAACAATCTCTCTACATATACTATGCAAGAGTTAGAAACATTTATCGATAACAAAACTCAACAATTATAA
- a CDS encoding thioredoxin domain-containing protein produces the protein MTNRLAQAKSLYLRKHAENPIDWWPWCDEALATAKAENKPIFLSIGYSSCHWCTVMEGEAFSDAAIADYMNANFLPIKVDREERPDIDSIYMQALQMMTGQGGWPLNAFLSPEDLVPFYAGTYFPVDPRYGRPGFLQVLQALRRYYDTEKEDLRQRKAVILDSLLTSAVLQNDDPQSVAENELLGKGWETSTGIITANQYGNSFPMMPYAELALRGNRFNLPSRYDGQQICTQRGLDLALGGIYDHVGGGFHRYTVDPTWTVPHFEKMLYDNGQIVEYLANLWSAGIQEPAFARAVAGTVQWLQREMIAPEGYFYAAQDADSFISADAVEPEEGAFYVWSYSELEQLLTPEELTQLQQEFTVSSQGNFEGLNVLQRRNAGELSPEIETALAKLFTDRYGDTPESLKIFPPARNNQEAKTHNWPGRIPSVTDTKMIVAWNSLMISGLARASGVFQQPLYLELAAQAANFILENQFVDGRFHRLNYQGEATVLAQSEDYAFFIKALLDLHQAYFTENSALSTQYSNWLEKAIAIQEEFDEFLWSVELGGYFNTSSDASQELIVRERSYADNATPSANGVAIANLVRLSLLTDNLHYLDLAEQGLKAFRSIMASHPQACPSLFTALDWYRNSTLIRSTSEQIQSLIPQYLPVAAFSVVSNLPEASIALVCQGLKCLAPATSVEQMLQQVQQSQLRG, from the coding sequence ATGACTAATCGCCTTGCCCAAGCCAAGAGTCTCTACCTGCGTAAACACGCCGAAAATCCGATTGATTGGTGGCCTTGGTGTGATGAAGCTCTCGCCACTGCTAAGGCAGAAAATAAACCTATCTTTCTTTCCATTGGTTACTCTAGTTGCCACTGGTGTACTGTGATGGAAGGTGAGGCTTTTTCTGATGCTGCGATCGCTGATTACATGAATGCCAATTTTCTGCCTATCAAGGTAGACAGAGAAGAACGCCCAGACATCGACAGCATTTATATGCAGGCTTTACAGATGATGACTGGTCAAGGTGGTTGGCCTTTAAATGCCTTTCTCTCACCGGAAGATTTGGTTCCTTTTTACGCTGGGACTTATTTTCCGGTAGATCCCCGCTACGGTCGTCCTGGTTTTTTACAGGTGTTGCAAGCTCTCCGGCGCTACTACGACACCGAAAAAGAAGATTTACGCCAACGCAAAGCGGTAATTTTAGACTCGCTCCTCACCTCTGCGGTCTTGCAAAATGATGATCCCCAGTCAGTTGCAGAAAATGAATTACTGGGCAAAGGTTGGGAAACTAGCACGGGGATCATTACTGCTAATCAATACGGCAACAGTTTCCCAATGATGCCTTATGCCGAATTAGCATTGAGGGGAAATCGCTTTAATTTGCCGTCTCGCTATGATGGTCAGCAAATTTGTACTCAGCGCGGACTAGATTTAGCTCTAGGTGGGATTTATGATCATGTGGGTGGTGGCTTTCATCGCTACACGGTTGATCCCACCTGGACAGTCCCTCACTTTGAAAAGATGCTTTATGACAATGGGCAAATTGTCGAGTATCTAGCAAATCTATGGAGTGCAGGTATTCAAGAACCAGCTTTTGCTAGGGCTGTGGCTGGTACTGTACAATGGCTGCAACGCGAAATGATTGCCCCAGAAGGCTATTTTTACGCGGCTCAAGATGCTGATAGTTTCATTAGTGCTGATGCAGTTGAGCCAGAAGAAGGGGCTTTTTATGTATGGAGTTACAGCGAACTCGAACAGTTGTTAACACCAGAAGAACTAACCCAATTACAACAAGAGTTTACAGTTAGTTCTCAAGGTAATTTTGAAGGGTTGAATGTATTGCAAAGACGCAATGCTGGGGAATTGAGTCCAGAAATAGAAACGGCATTAGCGAAATTATTTACAGATCGTTATGGTGATACACCAGAATCATTAAAAATTTTCCCGCCAGCCCGGAATAATCAAGAAGCCAAAACCCATAATTGGCCGGGGCGTATTCCCTCGGTTACGGATACAAAAATGATTGTGGCTTGGAATAGCTTGATGATTTCTGGGTTAGCTAGAGCAAGTGGGGTATTTCAACAACCTTTATATTTGGAATTAGCCGCACAAGCCGCTAACTTTATCCTAGAAAATCAATTTGTAGATGGACGTTTCCACCGATTGAATTATCAAGGTGAAGCGACAGTGTTAGCGCAGTCTGAAGACTACGCCTTTTTTATTAAAGCGTTATTAGACTTACACCAAGCTTATTTTACCGAGAACTCAGCACTTAGCACTCAGTACTCTAATTGGTTGGAAAAAGCGATCGCTATCCAAGAAGAATTCGACGAATTTCTCTGGAGTGTAGAACTAGGGGGATATTTTAATACATCTAGCGATGCCAGTCAGGAATTAATTGTGCGCGAACGCAGCTATGCTGATAATGCTACACCTTCAGCTAACGGAGTGGCGATCGCAAATCTTGTCAGGTTATCTCTACTCACCGATAATCTGCATTATCTCGATTTAGCCGAGCAAGGTTTAAAAGCTTTCCGAAGCATCATGGCTAGTCATCCTCAAGCTTGCCCCAGTTTATTCACTGCTTTGGATTGGTATCGTAACTCTACCCTAATTCGCAGCACCAGCGAGCAAATCCAATCTCTCATTCCTCAATATTTGCCAGTAGCCGCGTTTTCTGTAGTATCTAACCTCCCAGAAGCAAGTATTGCCTTAGTTTGCCAAGGTTTAAAATGTCTTGCACCAGCCACCAGCGTTGAGCAAATGTTACAGCAAGTGCAGCAAAGTCAATTGAGAGGATGA
- a CDS encoding ABC transporter substrate-binding protein, producing the protein MYNRLILSALAILISIFLMACSTATTQQPQPQTPAITASSNNQKIAKRVVSLSSLATDIIYQLDKTKLVGIAGNSLFKNEPGFKDIPRVSEGQTPPSLEKIVALKPDLVIGIEGFSTQVIQKLQELKIPTLLTQLKTWDSLENLTQKLGDLIGANPEPLLTRYKSFLPEKQEQNISTLVLVSNQPILTPNKSSWAGSLLEKFQLKNVAAELQGKSPFGGYVTLSAEKVLDVNPDTIIVINPPQATSNKEILESFSKEAFWQKLKATQNNRVYIFDYYGLVNPGSINAIEKTCQQLKKRFICSNLI; encoded by the coding sequence ATGTATAATCGTTTGATATTATCAGCATTAGCAATTTTAATAAGTATATTTTTAATGGCCTGTAGCACTGCTACAACTCAACAGCCACAACCACAAACACCTGCTATTACAGCAAGCTCTAATAATCAAAAAATAGCCAAAAGAGTAGTTAGTCTTTCATCCCTAGCGACAGATATTATTTATCAACTCGATAAAACCAAACTAGTTGGTATCGCTGGAAATTCATTATTTAAAAATGAGCCTGGTTTTAAAGATATTCCTCGCGTTAGTGAAGGTCAAACTCCTCCTAGTTTAGAAAAAATTGTAGCTCTCAAACCAGACTTAGTTATTGGCATCGAAGGTTTTTCTACCCAAGTAATTCAAAAATTGCAAGAATTAAAAATTCCAACTTTACTGACTCAACTCAAAACATGGGATTCCTTAGAAAATCTGACTCAGAAACTTGGTGATTTGATTGGTGCAAACCCTGAACCTTTATTAACTCGCTACAAAAGTTTTTTACCAGAAAAACAAGAACAAAATATTTCTACTTTGGTGTTAGTGAGTAATCAACCAATTCTCACACCAAATAAAAGCAGTTGGGCGGGAAGCTTGTTAGAAAAGTTCCAACTCAAGAATGTCGCCGCCGAATTGCAAGGTAAAAGTCCTTTTGGTGGTTATGTCACTTTATCAGCAGAGAAAGTTTTAGATGTTAATCCAGACACAATAATTGTCATCAACCCTCCCCAAGCAACATCAAATAAAGAGATTCTGGAATCTTTTAGTAAAGAAGCGTTTTGGCAAAAACTCAAAGCAACGCAAAATAACCGAGTTTATATTTTTGACTATTATGGATTGGTCAATCCAGGTAGTATTAATGCAATTGAGAAAACTTGTCAGCAGCTTAAAAAAAGATTTATTTGCAGCAACTTAATCTAA
- a CDS encoding SMI1/KNR4 family protein, with protein MEGWGIFYGLQFLSLSEVERNWLCWKEIIEDGLEDFNDFCTSYPEGVIQSVYAHEKWIPLMHDGGGNHIGIDLAPDVNGCVG; from the coding sequence ATAGAAGGGTGGGGCATTTTTTATGGTTTGCAATTTCTCTCGTTGTCTGAAGTGGAGCGAAATTGGTTATGTTGGAAGGAAATCATTGAAGATGGTTTAGAAGATTTCAATGATTTCTGCACATCTTATCCAGAAGGAGTTATTCAAAGTGTCTATGCACATGAAAAATGGATACCTCTGATGCACGATGGGGGAGGAAATCACATCGGTATTGATTTAGCACCTGATGTTAATGGATGTGTTGGGTAA
- a CDS encoding ferritin-like domain-containing protein, with amino-acid sequence MQELDQAKTIELLNTIMEFELAGVVRYTHYSLMVTGPNRLPIVAFFKAQASESLLHAQQVGEILTGLDGHPTLRIAPMEETYKHSVKDILAESLSHEKKALELYKNLLDTVSNASVYLEEFARGMIGQEELHNLELKKMLRDFS; translated from the coding sequence ATGCAAGAACTTGACCAAGCAAAGACTATAGAACTCCTCAACACCATAATGGAATTTGAGTTAGCAGGAGTAGTACGCTACACACATTATTCCTTGATGGTGACTGGCCCTAACCGTCTTCCCATTGTGGCTTTTTTTAAAGCTCAAGCAAGTGAATCTTTACTTCATGCTCAACAAGTCGGAGAAATTCTCACAGGTTTAGATGGCCATCCCACCTTGAGAATTGCCCCAATGGAAGAAACTTATAAGCATTCCGTCAAAGACATTTTGGCAGAAAGCTTATCTCATGAAAAGAAAGCATTGGAATTGTACAAAAATCTTTTAGATACTGTCAGTAATGCTAGTGTCTATTTAGAAGAATTCGCCCGTGGCATGATTGGACAAGAAGAACTACACAATCTCGAATTGAAAAAAATGCTGCGAGATTTTAGCTAA
- a CDS encoding molybdenum cofactor guanylyltransferase: MTNNSALSTQHSALTAIVLAGGKSSRMGQDKALLCVDGVPLLQRVCHIAAACAETVYIVTPWPERYQNLTLPRCEFILEATVNQGPLVGFAQGLAQVQTDWVLLLACDLPKLQVEVLQGWIAELDNVGEDAIAALAHHTKGWEPLCGFYRRRCLPQLLDFINQGGRSFQQWLQQSSVQVLALPDTKMLLNCNTPEDWASL; this comes from the coding sequence ATGACTAATAACTCAGCACTCAGCACTCAGCACTCAGCACTCACAGCCATTGTATTGGCTGGCGGTAAAAGTTCGCGTATGGGACAGGATAAAGCTTTGCTGTGTGTTGACGGCGTACCTTTGTTACAGCGAGTTTGTCATATTGCGGCGGCTTGTGCTGAGACTGTTTATATTGTCACGCCTTGGCCAGAACGCTATCAAAATTTAACTTTACCTCGTTGTGAGTTTATTTTAGAAGCGACTGTAAATCAGGGGCCGTTGGTGGGGTTTGCACAAGGACTAGCACAGGTACAAACTGATTGGGTGCTGTTACTTGCTTGCGATTTACCAAAGTTGCAGGTTGAAGTATTGCAAGGATGGATAGCTGAACTTGATAATGTAGGTGAAGATGCGATCGCAGCTTTGGCGCATCATACGAAAGGCTGGGAACCTCTGTGTGGTTTTTATCGCCGTCGATGTTTACCGCAACTACTAGATTTTATCAACCAAGGCGGGCGATCGTTTCAGCAGTGGCTTCAGCAATCTTCGGTACAGGTTTTAGCTTTGCCTGATACTAAGATGTTACTTAACTGTAATACTCCTGAAGATTGGGCTTCACTATAG
- a CDS encoding DUF5615 family PIN-like protein, which translates to MLDENVAPLYQVQLRRYNRDLVVWVVGDPGTPPKGTLDPEILCWCEEHDFSLVTNNRKSMPVHLADHIAQGRNVPGIFILNEKFTIGQNIEELILIAEASFDNEYQNQIIHLPLVSG; encoded by the coding sequence CTGCTAGATGAAAACGTTGCTCCTCTTTATCAGGTTCAACTAAGGCGATACAACCGTGATTTAGTTGTTTGGGTTGTGGGAGATCCTGGCACTCCGCCTAAAGGTACATTAGATCCAGAAATATTATGCTGGTGTGAAGAACACGACTTTAGTTTAGTTACAAATAATCGTAAATCTATGCCTGTACATCTAGCTGATCACATAGCACAAGGTCGTAATGTTCCAGGTATTTTTATTTTGAATGAAAAATTCACTATTGGTCAGAATATTGAGGAATTAATTCTAATAGCTGAAGCATCTTTTGATAACGAATATCAAAACCAAATTATTCACTTACCACTAGTTTCAGGTTAG
- a CDS encoding SMI1/KNR4 family protein: MDNLVSTYWLSYREKINNRFPEYYKYLNPPASEDEILHLQTVLGYEIPVEMKDLYRLNN, from the coding sequence ATGGATAATCTAGTTAGTACATACTGGTTAAGCTATCGAGAAAAGATTAACAATAGGTTTCCCGAATATTACAAGTATCTCAACCCACCAGCAAGTGAAGATGAAATTTTACATTTGCAAACGGTACTTGGTTATGAAATTCCAGTAGAGATGAAGGATTTATATCGACTAAACAATTGA
- the clpP gene encoding ATP-dependent Clp endopeptidase proteolytic subunit ClpP, translating to MIPIVIEQSGRGERAFDIYSRLLRERIIFLGQQIDSNLANLIVAQMLFLDAEDPEKDIYMYINSPGGSVTAGMGIFDTMKHIRPDVCTICTGLAASMGAFLLSAGAKGKRMSLPHSRIMIHQPLGGAQGQATDIEIQAREILYHKKRLNDFLADHTGQPIERIAEDTERDFFMSPDEAKEYGLIDQVIDRHAAGSRPMAVV from the coding sequence ATGATTCCTATCGTTATTGAACAATCGGGTCGGGGCGAACGCGCCTTTGATATCTACTCACGACTGTTGCGTGAGCGAATCATCTTCTTGGGACAACAGATTGACAGCAACTTAGCTAACTTAATAGTTGCCCAAATGCTGTTCTTGGATGCAGAAGACCCGGAAAAAGACATTTATATGTACATTAATTCCCCTGGCGGTTCGGTAACTGCTGGTATGGGTATTTTTGACACTATGAAGCATATCCGCCCAGATGTCTGTACCATTTGTACCGGATTAGCGGCAAGTATGGGAGCTTTTCTTCTGAGTGCTGGAGCTAAAGGTAAGCGGATGAGTCTACCCCATTCCCGCATTATGATTCACCAACCTTTAGGCGGCGCACAAGGCCAAGCCACCGACATTGAAATTCAAGCGCGGGAAATTTTGTATCACAAAAAGCGACTCAACGACTTTCTCGCCGACCACACAGGTCAGCCAATTGAGCGCATTGCAGAAGACACCGAACGCGACTTTTTCATGTCACCCGACGAAGCTAAAGAATACGGTTTGATTGACCAAGTAATTGACCGTCACGCGGCGGGTAGCCGTCCGATGGCTGTGGTTTAA